The region tcattgttgtgttttttatttttgcagatatGCCAGTCTGTACTTTTGCTGTGCTGTCGAGGATCAGGATAATGAGCTGATCACTCTGGAAATCATTCACAGATATGTGGAGCTACTGGACAAATATTTTGGCAGTGTGAGTCACACAAACACCACGATGAAAACCtgctactgtaaaaaaaacaaagtctcctttgtatctttctttttgttattcatCTCTGCCATACCGTTCCCACACAGGTGTGTGAGCTGGATATCATCTTCAACTTTGAGAAGGCCTACTTCATTCTGGATGAGTTCCTGCTGGGCGGAGAAGCTCAGGAAACCTCCAAGAAGAACGTGCTGAAGGCCATCGAGCAGGCCGACCTGCTGCAGGAGGTACGATCGGCATTTGAACGGGTCCAGTACTGTGGACATTCAAAGCAAAAGACGATTTAGCAAATTAGAACTGCAAAATTAATTTCCAATAATAAAAGGTTTGCTTGCTTTAAGAAAATTCCCATCTTTAAAGTTTGTAACTAGAAATTCTTTCCATGAAGAAGAAAC is a window of Xiphophorus maculatus strain JP 163 A chromosome 4, X_maculatus-5.0-male, whole genome shotgun sequence DNA encoding:
- the LOC102234402 gene encoding AP-1 complex subunit sigma-2 isoform X2, encoding MQFMLLFSRQGKLRLQKWYVPLSDKERKKISRDLVQTILARKPKMCSFLEWRDLKIVYKRYASLYFCCAVEDQDNELITLEIIHRYVELLDKYFGSVCELDIIFNFEKAYFILDEFLLGGEAQETSKKNVLKAIEQADLLQEEAEAPRSVLEEIGLT
- the LOC102234402 gene encoding AP-1 complex subunit sigma-2 isoform X1, with the protein product MMQFMLLFSRQGKLRLQKWYVPLSDKERKKISRDLVQTILARKPKMCSFLEWRDLKIVYKRYASLYFCCAVEDQDNELITLEIIHRYVELLDKYFGSVCELDIIFNFEKAYFILDEFLLGGEAQETSKKNVLKAIEQADLLQEEAEAPRSVLEEIGLT